In one Dreissena polymorpha isolate Duluth1 unplaced genomic scaffold, UMN_Dpol_1.0 chrUn059, whole genome shotgun sequence genomic region, the following are encoded:
- the LOC127863915 gene encoding uncharacterized protein LOC127863915, whose product MTTQLTLTPWVGGKVWGEAAVDLGIIKGGIRLIGYLLETRFPMTTELTFSKYPLEVGAKMDLILTPLRLELRGFVKIRLVFKTKTIFDRAIWRYEAPSIQKNIFTKKSRDDDPSPPEVLPSTINERRRRSGPEGCIVNQVYNRPYYDTAFTLEMFAQDEVSEVKLTYAIGTHKGGTNVQSWTEMGGNTLLVPAKLPGGIPLHWTVSATNTQGLSSTVLCSLNTYDSTLPDGRVEHAYKFSSHPSKIVAFIIVVEDSPLKEMHYKAVGFSPGQYGNQFVGWEETRLDNSPLRQGVTGALQHFTTPMDGKLIANVLKTAKPLRTIESCAELCMNHGSNCVSFSYEEHSETCDLHDQVAGANAYLRISGTYKNYERLGIGYRTSVEYENLPLTQGTQYFVNAKVTNVLGYVEYLIGEGTMVDCTPPEPGLITNNQFDFMRAEECNASVSQRCLDVTTRENHRTIIDGPGSGTVFNGHQPVQDEMYTLTNHYVSANWKGFHDDESGIYAYTWAVGKSVCSSDVVPFTNPYAHLTNPKFWTDSGFQKGIHLPDGPYYVTVQALNGAELGGSLVTSVCHFTPFIVDTSPPVFHKVTDIIYDEDFDLIAIYYNATDDLSKIAHAEFGLGKTKYDVQLKAYGLHAPMEREDPFIAVKDLGLQEGIPAWIRIRATNNVDLFTAGHGDEPILIDRSPPIPGTVMDGDRLRRDRQFQADDHKICAQWIDFFDPESGIDRFLWGVGTKAQLDDIVKFHNLTRYEKSSCVPATLKHNITYFSTVLAFNSALNSKPCNSSSDGVFVDTTPPIAGIVLDGIRNTTELKYSSETVSKHEHWRDYYDTESGITNYKVHVYINNELKKTLETGTFSELEDHTISMEHKDEVYFQVHGVNGAELEAAARSDGFMVDHTPPIMTEISDNQHGNRYQADKSNLNLKWDFLDSESGIDMYRTVVYEHRHGIKNKYWPTTERYNETKPMNSFNGKMDCSLGNLNMEDGVTYSLHVTAFNGALLATAHESAGIMIDTTPPTTPKVKVGLSADDEQLNEQGQVLHTDQYGIRLSWSSRDSESGISKYEVAIGTKDNTEKILPFTDYGTETTALVLRVRE is encoded by the exons ATGACAACGCAG CTGACTCTAACGCCGTGGGTTGGCGGGAAAGTGTGGGGCGAGGCGGCCGTCGATCTTGGAATAATAAAAGGAGGAATAAGGTTGATTGGTTATCTTCTGGAAACAAGATTCCCGATGACAACGGAACTCACGTTTTCCAAATACCCGCTAGAGGTCGG GGCGAAAATGGACTTAATTCTAACACCTTTACGGCTTGAACTAAGGGGGTTTGTCAAGATTCGCCTCGTATTTAAAACCAAAACGATCTTCGATCGAGCAATATGGAGATACGAAGCACCCTCGATTCAAAAGAACATTTTTACGAAGAAAAGCCGAGATGACGACCCATCGCCTCCGGAAGTATTGCCTTCCACAATCAACGAGAGACGTCGCCGATCAGGTCCCGAAGGCTGCATTGTTAACCAAGTGTATAACCGTCCCTACTATGACACCGCCTTCACACTGGAAATGTTCGCCCAAGACGAAGTATCGGAGGTGAAACTCACGTACGCGATTGGAACACATAAAGGTGGGACGAACGTTCAATCCTGGACAGAAATGGGCGGGAATACCCTCCTGGTTCCCGCAAAATTACCCGGTGGTATACCTCTGCATTGGACTGTTAGCGCTACTAATACCCAAGGACTGTCATCCACTGTGCTGTGCTCTTTAAATACATACGACAGCACATTGCCAGACGGCAGGGTGGAGCATGCTTATAAGTTTTCATCCCATCCTTCCAAAATTGTTGCGTTCATCATCGTTGTTGAAGACAGTCCACTGAAGGAGATGCATTACAAGGCCGTTGGGTTCAGCCCGGGACAATACGGTAACCAGTTTGTAGGATGGGAAGAAACACGCCTTGATAACTCTCCATTAAGGCAAGGTGTGACCGGCGCATTGCAGCATTTCACGACCCCGATGGATGGCAAGCTGATAGCAAATGTCCTTAAAACGGCTAAGCCTTTGAGGACCATAGAATCCTGTGCAGAATTGTGCATGAATCACGGATCAAACTGCGTGTCATTTAGCTATGAGGAACACTCTGAGACATGTGATTTGCACGATCAGGTAGCGGGGGCTAATGCATACTTACGTATAAGCGGAACGTACAAAAACTATGAACGATTGGGCATCGGTTATCGCACCTCTGTGGAATATGAGAATTTGCCGCTAACACAAGGCACACAGTATTTCGTCAACGCCAAAGTAACTAACGTGCTGGGTTACGTAGAGTATTTGATAGGCGAAGGAACGATGGTAGACTGCACACCGCCGGAGCCAGGCCTGATCACGAACAACCAGTTTGACTTTATGCGTGCTGAAGAATGCAATGCTTCCGTTTCACAAAGGTGCCTTGACGTAACAACGCGCGAAAACCACAG GACAATCATCGATGGGCCGGGCTCTGGGACCGTCTTCAATGGTCACCAACCAGTTCAAGACGAGATGTACACGTTAACGAACCACTATGTGTCCG CAAACTGGAAAGGTTTTCACGACGACGAGAGCGGTATATATGCATACACTTGGGCTGTCGGAAAAAGCGTATGCAGCTCAGATGTTGTCCCTTTCACCAATCCGTACGCCCATTTGACGAATCCGAAATTCTGGACCGACTCCGGTTTCCAGAAAGGCATCCACCTGCCTGATGGTCCGTATTATGTCACAGTACAGGCTCTTAATGGAGCGGAACTTGGTGGCTCATTGGTGACTTCAGTTTGTCATTTCACCCCGTTCATCGTTGACACCTCACCGCCGGTGTTTCACAAAGTAACGGACATAATTTATGATGAAGACTTTGACCTCATAGCGATATACTACAATGCCACCGACGACTTGAGTAAAATTGCCCACGCAGAATTCGGCCTGGGCAAGACTAAGTATGATGTACAACTGAAGGCGTATGGATTGCATGCGCCTATGGAACGCGAGGATCCGTTTATAGCTGTGAAAGATCTGGGTCTTCAAGAAGGAATTCCGGCATGGATTCGAATCCGCGCCACAAACAATG TGGATCTGTTTACTGCGGGTCACGGGGATGAGCCGATACTGATCGACAGATCCCCGCCGATACCAGGGACCGTTATGGACGGAGACAGGCTTCGAAGAGACAGGCAGTTCCAGGCGGATGACCATAAGATATGCGCGCAGTGGATAGATTTCTTTGACCCTGAATCTGGCATCGACAG ATTTTTGTGGGGTGTCGGGACTAAGGCTCAGTTGGACGACATTGTTAAATTCCACAACCTGACCCGCTATGAAAAATCCAGCTGCGTCCCAGCAACTTTGAAGCACAACATCACTTACTTCTCGACTGTCCTTGCCTTCAACAGCGCTTTGAATTCAAAGCCCTGTAACAGCTCCTCGGATGGAG TTTTTGTCGATACCACTCCCCCCATAGCTGGAATTGTGCTTGACGGAATACGGAATACAACTGAATTGAAATATAGCTCAGAAACCGTGTCAAAGCACGAACACTGGCGGGATTATTACGACACTGAGAGTGGGATAACCAACTATAAAGTTCACGTCTACATTAACAACGAATTGAAAAAGACTCTTGAAACAGGGACGTTTAGTGAGTTAGAAGATCACACAATTTCAATGGAGCATAAAGACGAGGTGTACTTCCAGGTACACGGGGTAAATGGGGCTGAATTAGAAGCAGCAGCCAGGTCCGATGGCTTTATGGTGGACCATACTCCTCCAATCATGACTGAAATATCTGACAATCAGCATGGTAACAGATACCAAGCAGACAAATCAAACTTAAATCTGAAGTGGGATTTCCTTGACAGTGAATCCGGCATAGACATGTATAGAACGGTGGTATACGAACACCGCCACGGTATCAAGAATAAATACTGGCCTACGACTGAACGATATAATGAAACAAAACCTATGAACTCGTTCAATGGTAAAATGGACTGCTCACTCGGTAACTTAAATATGGAGGATGGTGTGACGTATTCTCTGCACGTTACAGCATTCAATGGGGCTCTGTTAGCAACGGCGCATGAAAGCGCAGGAATAATGATCGACACAACCCCACCCACTACTCCTAAG gtcaaggttgGACTGTCGGCAGATGACGAGCAACTTAACGAACAAGGCCAAGTGCTACACACTGATCAGTATGGTATTCGACTTAGTTGGTCTTCAAGAGACTCTGAGAGTGGAATTTCAAAATATGAGGTAGCCATCGGCACAAAAGACAACACGGAGAAGATACTTCCTTTCACCGATTATGGCACAGAAACAACCGC CCTCGTTCTACGGGTTCGAGAGTGA